The following are encoded in a window of Cucurbita pepo subsp. pepo cultivar mu-cu-16 chromosome LG12, ASM280686v2, whole genome shotgun sequence genomic DNA:
- the LOC111807222 gene encoding NAC domain-containing protein 43 — translation MPTPLCFQTKTSHTQMSISVNGHSQVPPGFRFHPTEEELLHYYLRKKLSFHTVDLDVIPDVDLNKLEPWDIQEKCKIGTTPQNDWYFFSHKDKKYPTGTRTNRATAAGFWKATGRDKVIYTNSRRIGMRKTLVFYKGRAPHGQKSDWIMHEYRLDEISTSQSSNIKASTSGVIGDGGQEEGWVVCRIFKKKNHHKTLDSPVSTTITETPSSLLLDSCNDGALEQIFHYMGRSCKDIEDGDGGGGGGRLLSPIDTSTGGSYLDGRFSKLPNLESPNSTSTHNCHQPINNHVGPTDPILISGYQLESSSATAAAATAPHNWAAFDRLVASQLNGQIEVSNMIYYNDQLPTPPTLRGTTSFSSKSSSSSYTAAAGQDYNNVDTELWSFAKLSSSLSSSSDPLCHVSNTPI, via the exons ATGCCAACCCCTCTCTGtttccaaacaaaaacatcaCACACCCAAATGAGTATCTCCGTGAATGGCCACTCCCAAGTCCCTCCCGGCTTCCGCTTCCACCCCACCGAAGAGGAGCTCCTCCACTACTACCTCCGCAAGAAGCTCTCCTTCCACACCGTCGATTTGGATGTCATTCCCGACGTCGATCTCAACAAGCTCGAGCCGTGGGACATCCAAG AGAAATGCAAGATCGGAACCACTCCCCAAAACGATTGGTACTTTTTTAGTCATAAAGATAAAAAGTATCCCACTGGTACTCGCACCAATCGCGCCACCGCTGCTGGCTTCTGGAAGGCCACTGGTCGTGATAAAGTCATTTACACCAACTCCCGCCGAATTGGTATGAGAAAGACTCTTGTTTTTTACAAGGGTCGTGCCCCTCATGGCCAGAAGTCTGATTGGATCATGCATGAATATCGCCTCGATGAAATTTCCACCTCCCAATCCAGTAAT ATTAAGGCGTCGACGAGCGGTGTGATTGGAGACGGAGGACAAGAAGAGGGGTGGGTTGTGTGTAGGatattcaagaagaaaaaccaCCACAAAACCCTGGACAGCCCTGTCAGTACTACAATTACCGAAACACCCTCCTCTCTCTTGCTTGATTCTTGCAATGACGGAGCGTTGGAGCAAATCTTTCATTACATGGGTCGAAGCTGCAAGGACATAGAAGACggagacggcggcggcggcggtgggaGATTGCTCAGCCCCATCGACACTTCCACCGGCGGTAGTTACCTGGATGGCAGATTCTCCAAACTTCCAAACCTCGAAAGCCCCAATTCCACCAGCACCCACAACTGCCACCAACCCATTAACAACCATGTGGGCCCCACCGATCCGATTCTAATTTCCGGCTACCAACTGGAGTCCTCTTCTGCCACCGCCGCCGCGGCTACAGCTCCTCACAACTGGGCGGCGTTCGACCGGCTGGTGGCCTCGCAACTGAACGGCCAAATTGAAGTGTCCAATATGATTTATTACAATGACCAATTACCAACTCCACCAACACTACGCGGAACGACATCGTTTTCGTCCAAatcatcctcttcttcttacaccgccgccgccggtcAGGATTACAACAACGTGGACACAGAGCTGTGGAGCTTTGCGAAGTTGTCGTCATCCCTGTCGTCGTCGTCTGACCCATTATGCCACGTGTCCAACACTCCAATATAG
- the LOC111806334 gene encoding uncharacterized protein LOC111806334: MIISWLTHSVEADIAKGIIHAKTAHQVWVDLHDQFSQKNAPAIFQIQNSIATMSQGTMALSTYFTKLKALWDELEAYRTPFTCNQRQIHIDQREEDKLMQLLMGLNQSYKTVRSNILMMSPLPNVRQAYSLLVQEEMQRQVTSEPTEKISIASAVQKKTIYSKFAKDKLCEHCNKSGHTINECRILKFHCKFCDRRGHTEDRCRQKNNSGRTRQDNQHNNRGYRSSANMADVSQLNTEEQSPNSIPNFSSEQLRQIAQALSAINHHPSGNSDNHINVAGLGYGEDDWLG, encoded by the exons atgataatatcttggttaactcattccGTTGAAGCAGATATCGCTAAAGGCATTATTCACGCCAAGacagctcatcaagtgtgggttgatcttcacgatcaattctcacaaaagaatgctccagcaatttttcaaatacaaaactcgATAGCAACGATGTCACAAGGAACCATGGCGCTGTCaacatatttcaccaagctcaaagcactttgggatgaactggaagcgtaccgcacaccatttacctgtaatcaacgtcaaatacatATTGATCAACGCGAAGAAGACAAATTGATGCAATTGCTCATGGGGCTTAATCAGTCTTATAAaacggtgagatctaacatattgatgatgtctccattacctaatgtgaggcaagcctattcattacttgtacaagaagagatgcagcgTCAGGTAACTTCCGAACCTACTGAGAAAATCTCGATTGCATCAGCagtgcaaaagaaaacaatatattcaaaattcgccAAGGACAAATTGTGTGAACACTGCAATAAAAGTGGTCATACAATTAATGAGTGTCGAATTCTTAAGTTTCACTGTAAGttttgtgatagaaggggCCATACAGAAGATCGGTGtcgacagaaaaataattctggaaggacaagacaagacaatcaacacaataaccgtggatatcgatcatctgcaaatatggccgatgtttcacagttgaatacagaagaacagtcacctaattccattccaaatttttcttctgagcaaTTACGACAGATAGCACAAGCCTTATCTGCAATCAATCATCACCCTTCTGGTAATTCTGACAATCACATCAATGTTGCAG gacttggctacggggaagatgattggctcgggtaa